Genomic DNA from bacterium:
CACCTGCACCTCCACGAAGTGATTGCCCGCCCCCAGCGTGCCGATCTGGTCGTACCCTCGCTCCCGTGCCCGCTCGGAAACCACACCGGGATCGGCTCCGACCATGCAGCCTTCATCTTCCACGTGCCGCCGGTCTTCTTCAGTGGTCAGCCCCCGCCGCACGGCCCAGCTCGCTCCCTCTACCAGCACCTGATCCAACTCTTTTTTGGATACCTTCAGTGCGCCATGCGAGCCTACCCCGGTAGGGATGCGGTCGAACAGCCCTTGGATCAGCTTCTGGACCTTGGGTTGAATATCCTTCAAGGTCAGTGAAGTACGCGAGAGGCTCACGCCGCAATTGATATCATAGCCTACGCCTCCCGGGGAGACAATCCCTTCATCCACATCGAAAGCCGCCACGCCGCCGATGGGAAAGCCGTAGCCCCAGTGCATGTCGGGCATGGCCAGACTGTTGCCGACGATTCCCGGCAAAGTGGCCACGTTAGCCACCTGCTGCGGAGACTGGTCCGTCTGCATCTTCTCGATCAAGGATTCACTCAGGAACATCAGTCCGTCCGTGCGCATATCGCCCCGCGAGCTGCGGGCGATGCGGTAGCGAAACGGGCCGATGGATTCATAGGGCAAACGGGTATCGCTCATCGTTCCCTCGTTTCAGAGGATAGTGGGAAGTGGTCTATAGGTCGCATACGAACTGAATGGTGGTTTTTTCCTCATCTTGCCGGATCGCGAAATCGTGATAGGTAACGGCCTTGACGTCGTGGCGGAAGACGTGGCGGGCCGGGTTCAGCGGTTCCCCAACCACCACAGCCTCCAACGAACGGCACCCCTTTTGCTTACAAAGCGTCAAATGTCGGACTCGCCAGGGCACCCAGTGGCAGCCGAAGATCAAGTATAGAATCTCATTGAGAAATGCAATCGTCCGCTGGTCGTCGCTATCCCCATTAATGAGGATATGTCGTTCTTCCGCCTCGCTTGGCTCTTCCGCTGTGACGGATTCCATCACCAATGCCGTGGAGGCGTTCGCGAGAGCCTCCAGATAGTCGCGACCACGGGCACGTATCATCAGGTCGCTGGAGTGATCTTCCACCGTGTAGGTGGGAGCGGGCTTGTCCGGCATGGATTTCCTCGACAAGTTCAGTATTTTGAGGTACTTTTTGGAGAATTCATC
This window encodes:
- a CDS encoding archease — translated: MPDKPAPTYTVEDHSSDLMIRARGRDYLEALANASTALVMESVTAEEPSEAEERHILINGDSDDQRTIAFLNEILYLIFGCHWVPWRVRHLTLCKQKGCRSLEAVVVGEPLNPARHVFRHDVKAVTYHDFAIRQDEEKTTIQFVCDL
- a CDS encoding RtcB family protein produces the protein MSDTRLPYESIGPFRYRIARSSRGDMRTDGLMFLSESLIEKMQTDQSPQQVANVATLPGIVGNSLAMPDMHWGYGFPIGGVAAFDVDEGIVSPGGVGYDINCGVSLSRTSLTLKDIQPKVQKLIQGLFDRIPTGVGSHGALKVSKKELDQVLVEGASWAVRRGLTTEEDRRHVEDEGCMVGADPGVVSERARERGYDQIGTLGAGNHFVEVQV